The Marivirga tractuosa DSM 4126 genome contains the following window.
CAAAAGAAATATTCAACTGGGAAAACTTACTATCTGTGCAAGGTATCATTTTCATGGTCGTTGGTGGTTTTTTAGTAGGTTTTGGAACTCGATATGCCGGTGGATGTACCTCTGGCCATGCTATTTCTGGCTTGAGTGATTTGCAACCAGCTTCACTTTTAGCAGTAGTAGGCTTCTTTATTGGAGGTCTTGTAATGACCTACTTTATTCTACCGCATTTATTGGTAATGTGATTATTCTTAATTTTTAAAAAGCAAACGGTCAATGACCCACTTATTATTGAGGCTAAATAGTATAAGTAATAAACTGTAGTCTTAGAATGATAGTAATTTAATTTAATCAAATAGAATAGATGAAATTTTTAAGATATTTATTAATAGGAACCGTATTTGGGATTACACTTGCGAAAGCAGAAGTTATTTCATGGTTTAGAATCTATGAAATGTTCAAGTTCCAGTCCTTCCACATGTATGGTGTTATTGGTTCTGCAGTGCTTGTAGGAATTATTGTAATCCAAATTATCAAGAGAAATAAATTGAAGTCAATAGATGGTGAGAAAATTATTATCGCTCCGAAGCAATTTAGCTGGGCGAGGTATTTAATTGGGGGCTCAATATTTGGTTTAGGTTGGGCTATGACTGGGGCTTGTCCAGGCCCCATGTTTATTTTGTTGGGAAATGGTGTAGGTGTAATCTTAGTAGTGATAGCATCTGCTGTTTTAGGAACTTATGTTTATGGTAAAATAAGACATAAATTACCGCATTAATATTTTGATGCTTTTAAGTTAAGACATATATCCTTCTCCCCTTAGGAGAAGGATAAAAGGATGAGGCGAAATAAAAAGCTTAACTTAAAAGCATTAGGTCTTCTTTATTAAGCTGACCTTTATTTAACTTAATTCTACGGAAATGGACTTTTTGAAACTGATCAGAATGACCACGGCAGTTATGTCTATCATTCTGGCTATTGTTGCTATTCTTTTCGTGGCTTTTATTTTTATAGATGAGGCTCCTCAGTGGTTGGGAATCTCATCTTCAAAAGCTAGTAAAGAATGGAAATTGCCCAATATTGAAACAGATTTGCCTGATGGTAAGCAAGGAAAGCAAGTGAAATTTGGTTATTTATTGGCCACAGAATCTCCAAAGTGGATGGGGCCTCAAGTAATCAATAAGGATGAAAGGCTTTATGCTGGAAATAATTTGACTTGCCAAAATTGTCATTTGGAAGGAGGAACAAAACCTGGTTCAGGTTCATGGGTAGGAGTGACTAACCGCTTTCCTCAGTTTAGAGGAAGGGAAAATAAGATAGGGTCTATTGAAGAACGCATCAATGGTTGCATGGAACGCAGCATGAATGGAAAAGCTTTGCCGGAAGATTCTGAGCAAATGGAAGCATTGGTAGCCTATATGGAATGGCTGAGTGAAGATATTCCTGAAGATACAGCTGCTTGGTACAAAGGTTTTGTAAGTGTAAAAATTCCTTCAGTAAAAGCGGATACCATTTTCGGAAAACAAGTTTACATCAATGAATGTCAGGTTTGCCATGGTGAAGATGGACAAGGAACTAAGTTAGCGGATGAGCGAAAAGGCTACCAATATCCCCCACTTTGGGGAGATGATTCTTTCAATCATGGGGCTGGTATGCACAGGGTTTTAACTGCGGCTCAATTTATCAAAGCCAATATGCCACATCTTGTTGCTACCAAAGAAAACCCAAAATTAACGGATGAAGAAGCTTTTCATGTAGCAGCTTATATCAATAGCTTTAATAGACCTCAAAAACCAGATACGGACAAAGATTTCCCAGACTTGAAATTGAAACCTGTTTCAACTGCCTACGGGCCATGGGACGATCCATTTCCAGCGGAACAGCATAAATTCGGGCCATTTCAGCCTATAGTACAGTATTACGACAGTCTATATCAAATCAAGAAAACCAAATAAATGAAGTTTACTTCTTTACAAATCATATTTTTTTTATTTCCATTTTTTCTATTTGCCCAAAAGGACGATGCTGAAAAGAAAAAAGGGATTCTAAGTGGCCAGTGGCGTAATTATTATATGCATTCCTTTAATGAGGGCGATTTGCAAGATTGGTATGCAGTGGCTACAGGACTAAAAATAAAATACACTTACGATTTTAATAAAAATTGGCAAATTGGAGGAGCGGTTTATAGTAGTTGGAATACGGGTATAAGTAATGTAGAAAAAAATGATCCGACAACTGGTAGGGAGAGTAGATATGTTTCTGGTAATTTTAATGTTCAAGATCTTTCTCAACGATTTATAGGGTATCCAGGCGAACTCTATGTTCAATATAAAAATGGTGATCATCAAGTGAAAGTGGGGCGTCAAGGCTTCTTTTCTCCTTTTATGAACGGGCAAGATGGTAGGATGATTCCAACGCTTTTTGAAGGTGCTTTTTATAAGTATGAAGAAAAAGATCAGTTAAAGTTACAATTGGGAGCCATAAACAGAATTGCCCCCAGAAGTTATAATGGCTTTGAAAATATTGGGCAGACTTTGGGCATTTATCCTGTAGGAAGAAATATAGACGGGCAAGGTAGCGAATACAGAGAAAACTCCCAATCGGATTATGTTGCACTACTGAATACTGATTACCGATTCAAAGATTTAAAGATTGAACTTTGGGATTATTATGTGGATAATATTTTTAATGTATTGTATATAAAGCCAACTTATGATATCAAAAACTATGGTTTATCCGTAGCTTTTGAATGGCTTTTGCAAAATAGAGTAGGAGATGGTGGAAATGCCGACCCAGCTTTACAATATGTTCAAAGTAAAAAAGCACAAATTTTTGGAGCTCAAATTTCACATTCTATTCCAAATGGTAAAATCAGTTTGGGGTATGATCATATAACCGGAGAAGGAAGGTTTTTATTTCCAAGAGAGTGGGGGAGAGAGTTTTTATTCAGCTTTCAGAAAAGGGAAAGAAGCGAAGGATTTGGAGATAATCATGCAGTAGTGATGTACTACCATCAAAATCTCAAATTTTCAGATCAGAAATTAAAGTCCATTCTTAGTGTTGGACATCAATGGCGACCTTCAGTTACCGAACCTACACTAAACAAATATGCTATTCCCAATTATATGCATATCAACTTAGATTTATTTTATGAAAATGCTAAATGGAAAGGCTTTAAACCTGAGCTACTATTGACTTATAAACGAGGAACAGGAGATTTCCCAGAAAATCCAGTTTTCATTTTGAATAAAGTCAATCTGTTTTTGATTAATGCGATAGTGAATTATGATTTTTAAAGTCTAACCTCAATCTCTAGTCTGCCTAGTGGAAGAATAGTGTTCCTATCGCCATCCTCTGGATGATGATGATTACTAGCTCCTCTGGAGCAAATTAATATTTCTCTAGACTAGCAATGAAATAGTAAATAGGGGTTGATGTTTTATCAATTCGATAGCGAATCATAAAATGTACAAAAAAAGACTTCCTCTCGGAAGCCTTTTCAAACATGAAACACCTTTTGGTGTGAACCACGGAAACGGTATTTTTACTAATAAATATTGGTCGTAACTTAAAGGTTCTAATAATTCCCTAAAACTGTGCTTCTTCTATATACTGGTCGGTGTGCCACCGACCAGGGAAAGCTGCCCCATGGTTGGTGGCACACTAACTATTTTAGAGCTACTAAAACTGTGCCTCTTCTGTTGAACCTTTCAATGCAGTAGTGGAAGATTTGCCTTGAGTGACAGCATTCTGAACAGCATCAAAATAGCCAGTCCCCACAAAAGCTTGATGTTTAACTGCTTTAAAGCCTTGCTCTTGTAAAGCAAATTCTCTTTGCTGTAATTCAGAATACCCGGCCATCCCCTTATTTTTATAAGCAGTAGCCAATTCGAACATAGCTGTATTTAAGGCATGGAATCCAGCTAATGTGATGAACTGGAATTTGTAGCCCATTTCAGCTAATTTTTCTCGGTACTCTAACATTTCACTTTCAGTAAGTTTTGCTGCCCAATTGAATGAAGGCGAGCAATTATAAGCCAACATTTTATGTGGATATTTTTCCTTGATGGCTTGTGCAAATTCCCTTGCTTCTCCCAAATCAGGATGCGAAGTTTCACACCATACCAAATCAGCATATGGCGCATAGGCAAGTCCTCTATTAATGGCTTGTTCCAATCCGTTTTTAACGCCAAAGAATCCTTCGTCTGATCTCTCACCTGTTAGAAATTGATGATCTCTTTCATCAACATCTGAGGTTAATAGATTAGCAGCATCTGCATCCGTTCTTGCAATAATAATAGTTGGAACTCCCATAACATCAGTTGCCAATCTTGCCGAAATCAATTTATTGATGGCTTCTTGAGTTGGAACTAACACCTTGCCTCCCAAGTGTCCACATTTCTTAGCAGATGATAATTGGTCTTCAAAATGTACTCCAGCTGCTCCAGCTTCTATCATGCCTTTCATTAATTCAAAAGCATTCAAATTACCACCAAATCCAGCTTCAGCATCTGCCACTATAGGTGCCATCCAATGAATATCACCTTCTCCGCTAACCGACTGAATTTGATCAGCTCTCAAAAGTGCGTTGTTAATTCGTTTCACTACATTAGGAACACTATCTGCAGGATACAAACTCTGGTCAGGATACATTTGTCCTGCAAGGTTAGCATCTGCTGCAACTTGCCATCCGCTTAAGTAAATGGCTTTTAATCCGGCCTGAACTTCTTGTATGGCTTGGTTTCCAGTCAAGGCTCCTAAGCCAGATACGAATTCTTCTGTTTTTAGCAAATCCCATAATCTTTCAGCGCCTAATCGGGCTAAGCTGTGGTCAATTTTTACGGTTCCTGCTAATTTAACTACTTCTTCAGCAGTATAAGTTCGTTCTACGTCTTTCCATCTTGGGTTAGTGTCCCAATCTGATATTAATTGATTGATTTTTTCTTGCTTGTTCATGTCGTTTATATTTATAGTATGATTTAAAATTGATTTATAAATGTGGGTATGCTTTTAATGTCAGGAAGTCTTCAAAATCCTCGCTCTTCACCAGGTTTTTCAAAAGATCTCTGGCAATTGCCAACTTGCCTGTTTCTACTCTTTCCTGACCTAGCATTTCTTTTACTTTTTCAGTCTCCTCTTCCAAAAGCACACAGAAAAGTGCTCTATTAAATATCTTCCCATTTTTGAAGGATACTTGGTGATGAAACCATTGCCATAATTGAGCTCTACTGATTTCAGCTGTTGCAGCATCTTCCATTAAATTGTAGAGAGCTGCTGCTCCAGTTCCTTGCAGCCAAGATTCGATGTATAAAAGTGCCACATTGATGTTCATGCGAACTCCTTTTTCAGTTACTTCTCCATACATCACATTAGGACTTGTTAAAGCAGATGGAGTGGTGTTGAATTCATCTCTTAGTACATGTTTTTGATGAGGT
Protein-coding sequences here:
- a CDS encoding YeeE/YedE family protein translates to MKFLRYLLIGTVFGITLAKAEVISWFRIYEMFKFQSFHMYGVIGSAVLVGIIVIQIIKRNKLKSIDGEKIIIAPKQFSWARYLIGGSIFGLGWAMTGACPGPMFILLGNGVGVILVVIASAVLGTYVYGKIRHKLPH
- a CDS encoding c-type cytochrome; this encodes MDFLKLIRMTTAVMSIILAIVAILFVAFIFIDEAPQWLGISSSKASKEWKLPNIETDLPDGKQGKQVKFGYLLATESPKWMGPQVINKDERLYAGNNLTCQNCHLEGGTKPGSGSWVGVTNRFPQFRGRENKIGSIEERINGCMERSMNGKALPEDSEQMEALVAYMEWLSEDIPEDTAAWYKGFVSVKIPSVKADTIFGKQVYINECQVCHGEDGQGTKLADERKGYQYPPLWGDDSFNHGAGMHRVLTAAQFIKANMPHLVATKENPKLTDEEAFHVAAYINSFNRPQKPDTDKDFPDLKLKPVSTAYGPWDDPFPAEQHKFGPFQPIVQYYDSLYQIKKTK
- a CDS encoding OprD family outer membrane porin; translation: MKFTSLQIIFFLFPFFLFAQKDDAEKKKGILSGQWRNYYMHSFNEGDLQDWYAVATGLKIKYTYDFNKNWQIGGAVYSSWNTGISNVEKNDPTTGRESRYVSGNFNVQDLSQRFIGYPGELYVQYKNGDHQVKVGRQGFFSPFMNGQDGRMIPTLFEGAFYKYEEKDQLKLQLGAINRIAPRSYNGFENIGQTLGIYPVGRNIDGQGSEYRENSQSDYVALLNTDYRFKDLKIELWDYYVDNIFNVLYIKPTYDIKNYGLSVAFEWLLQNRVGDGGNADPALQYVQSKKAQIFGAQISHSIPNGKISLGYDHITGEGRFLFPREWGREFLFSFQKRERSEGFGDNHAVVMYYHQNLKFSDQKLKSILSVGHQWRPSVTEPTLNKYAIPNYMHINLDLFYENAKWKGFKPELLLTYKRGTGDFPENPVFILNKVNLFLINAIVNYDF
- the aceA gene encoding isocitrate lyase, with the translated sequence MNKQEKINQLISDWDTNPRWKDVERTYTAEEVVKLAGTVKIDHSLARLGAERLWDLLKTEEFVSGLGALTGNQAIQEVQAGLKAIYLSGWQVAADANLAGQMYPDQSLYPADSVPNVVKRINNALLRADQIQSVSGEGDIHWMAPIVADAEAGFGGNLNAFELMKGMIEAGAAGVHFEDQLSSAKKCGHLGGKVLVPTQEAINKLISARLATDVMGVPTIIIARTDADAANLLTSDVDERDHQFLTGERSDEGFFGVKNGLEQAINRGLAYAPYADLVWCETSHPDLGEAREFAQAIKEKYPHKMLAYNCSPSFNWAAKLTESEMLEYREKLAEMGYKFQFITLAGFHALNTAMFELATAYKNKGMAGYSELQQREFALQEQGFKAVKHQAFVGTGYFDAVQNAVTQGKSSTTALKGSTEEAQF